A region from the Cupriavidus sp. D39 genome encodes:
- a CDS encoding 3-hydroxyacyl-CoA dehydrogenase, translated as MTLMNNKVIVVGAGLMGSGIAHAFASSGFATALVDTDAQALERARMTIGKILDDGVRLGKLDAGVAQAAKGRLTVETDLTVAATGAQLLVETVSENLAVKKAVITQAAAVMADGAIYATNTSALSVTEIAVAVSSPERVVGMHFFNPVHKMKLVELVRGLATSDETVALTRDYADLIGKTSIVVNESPGLTTSRMSALLGNEAMWMLQEGTASAEDIDTALRLGFNHPMGPLELGDLTGWDTRLSVLKYLHQTLGDKFRPCPLMIKMVSAGRLGRKSGHGVYRYEDGQRMPGSGLKGSAL; from the coding sequence ATGACCCTGATGAACAACAAGGTGATCGTGGTCGGTGCCGGCCTGATGGGCTCCGGTATTGCACATGCGTTTGCCAGTTCGGGCTTTGCCACGGCGCTGGTCGATACCGACGCCCAGGCGCTGGAACGCGCGCGAATGACGATCGGCAAGATCCTCGACGACGGGGTAAGGCTGGGTAAGCTTGACGCCGGGGTGGCGCAGGCCGCCAAGGGCCGCCTGACCGTGGAGACCGATCTGACCGTCGCGGCCACAGGCGCGCAACTGCTGGTCGAAACCGTATCGGAAAACCTGGCGGTAAAGAAGGCCGTGATTACGCAGGCGGCTGCGGTGATGGCCGACGGCGCGATCTATGCCACCAATACATCCGCCCTGAGCGTAACCGAGATCGCCGTCGCGGTGTCCAGCCCGGAGCGGGTGGTTGGGATGCATTTCTTTAACCCGGTGCACAAGATGAAGCTGGTCGAGCTGGTGCGCGGCCTGGCCACCAGTGACGAAACCGTGGCGCTGACGCGCGACTACGCCGACCTGATCGGCAAGACGTCGATCGTGGTCAATGAGTCGCCCGGCCTGACCACCAGCCGCATGTCGGCGCTGCTCGGCAATGAGGCGATGTGGATGTTGCAGGAGGGCACCGCCAGCGCGGAAGACATCGATACCGCGCTGCGCCTTGGCTTCAATCACCCGATGGGCCCGCTGGAACTCGGCGACCTGACCGGTTGGGATACCCGCTTGTCGGTGCTGAAGTACCTGCACCAGACCTTGGGCGACAAATTCCGGCCGTGCCCCCTGATGATCAAGATGGTGTCCGCCGGGCGGCTAGGCCGCAAGAGCGGTCACGGCGTCTACCGCTACGAGGACGGCCAGCGCATGCCCGGTTCCGGCTTGAAGGGGAGCGCGCTATGA